A genomic region of Nostoc sp. UHCC 0702 contains the following coding sequences:
- a CDS encoding alpha/beta hydrolase: MDSTITHHPLPITHYPLPITHYPLPITHYPSPITHYPLPITHYPSPHLLRSTW; the protein is encoded by the coding sequence TTGGATTCTACTATTACCCATCACCCATTACCCATTACCCATTACCCATTACCCATCACCCATTACCCATTACCCATTACCCATTACCCATCACCCATCACCCATTACCCATTACCCATCACCCATTACCCATCACCCCATCTCTTGCGCTCTACCTGGTAA
- the xth gene encoding exodeoxyribonuclease III has translation MKIATWNVNSIRTRLEQVIDWLGQNPVDVLCLQETKVIDKDFPRSPFENLGYNLYFSGQKAYNGVALISRQPLNDVSTGLSAILPNLDPQWDEQKRVITGVIDGIRIVNLYVPNGSAVGSEKYEFKLRWLTVLQEYLRSLLLVQPAICMCGDFNIALEDKDIHSKANPENHIMASQPERQALRDILELGFADAFRKFTTEGGHYSWWDYRAAAFNRNLGWRIDHHYLTPVLYERATSCIIDVTPRKLTQPSDHTPVIVEF, from the coding sequence ATGAAAATCGCTACTTGGAATGTCAATTCGATTCGCACTCGTCTAGAACAGGTTATTGATTGGTTAGGTCAAAATCCGGTGGATGTGCTTTGTTTGCAAGAAACGAAGGTTATAGATAAAGATTTTCCGCGATCGCCTTTTGAAAACTTAGGCTATAACCTTTATTTTTCGGGACAAAAGGCTTATAACGGTGTAGCCTTAATCAGTCGTCAACCGTTAAATGATGTCAGCACTGGTTTGAGTGCCATTTTGCCAAACCTCGATCCCCAATGGGATGAGCAAAAACGGGTAATCACAGGTGTAATTGATGGCATTCGCATTGTCAATCTTTATGTTCCCAATGGCTCGGCAGTAGGCAGTGAGAAATATGAATTTAAGTTACGCTGGTTAACAGTGCTACAAGAGTATTTGCGATCGCTTCTTTTAGTGCAACCTGCCATCTGTATGTGTGGCGACTTCAACATTGCTCTAGAAGACAAAGATATTCATTCAAAAGCAAATCCAGAAAATCACATAATGGCATCCCAACCAGAGCGCCAAGCTTTACGAGATATCCTAGAACTAGGATTTGCTGATGCCTTTCGCAAATTCACCACCGAAGGCGGACACTACAGTTGGTGGGACTATCGCGCCGCCGCCTTTAATCGCAACTTAGGCTGGCGCATTGACCATCACTATCTCACACCAGTATTGTACGAGCGTGCGACAAGTTGCATTATAGATGTCACACCCAGAAAACTAACTCAACCTAGCGATCATACGCCTGTAATTGTGGAATTTTAA
- a CDS encoding helix-turn-helix domain containing protein, whose amino-acid sequence MSNHSSKDKIFQNYDMHDSKFLTPFQRKALLKQLQNNLQPEYRRRIEIMLLADIGKSQSQICEILGCSQEMARYWVGLAEAGLAHKWSERPIGRPKIVNNQYIERLKELVSNSPRDYGYAFTYWTAQWLSKHLANELGIEISDRHVNRLLKQMGLSTKRKISSQPETDQNQDAAITIADLQYQPETNFNWSFNLIQTNH is encoded by the coding sequence ATGTCAAACCATTCTAGCAAAGACAAGATTTTTCAAAACTACGACATGCACGATAGCAAGTTTTTAACACCCTTTCAAAGAAAGGCTTTGTTGAAACAATTGCAGAATAATTTACAGCCAGAATATCGGCGAAGAATTGAAATTATGTTATTGGCAGACATAGGCAAATCTCAAAGCCAAATCTGTGAGATATTAGGCTGTTCACAGGAAATGGCACGCTACTGGGTTGGTTTAGCAGAAGCAGGTTTGGCGCATAAATGGAGTGAACGACCCATAGGTAGACCGAAGATTGTTAATAATCAATATATTGAACGCTTGAAAGAATTAGTAAGCAATAGTCCTCGTGATTATGGTTATGCATTTACTTACTGGACAGCCCAATGGTTAAGCAAGCATCTAGCAAATGAATTAGGTATTGAAATCAGCGATCGCCATGTTAACCGCCTGTTAAAACAAATGGGACTTTCCACAAAACGGAAAATTTCCTCTCAACCAGAAACTGACCAAAATCAGGATGCTGCAATTACAATTGCTGACTTGCAATATCAACCTGAAACTAATTTTAATTGGTCATTTAATTTGATTCAAACTAATCATTAA
- a CDS encoding glycosyltransferase family 4 protein, producing MKIAQVAPLWERVPPPSYGGIELVVSRLTDELVRRGHEVTLFASGDSQTLANLKAVYLRALRLDQNVQDYAVYQTLELSQVYQQAAEFDIIHSHVGMTALPLASLVSTPTLHTLHDSFTKDNRKIFSYHQNQSYVSISNAQRQINLNYVGTVYNGIEPLDYPFVAQPQQPPYLVFLGRFSPAKGPQHAIAIAKQSGWRLKMADKVDVVDSKFFSQEIAPDIDGQQIEYLGEINHAEKAELLGNAAITLFPISWQEPFGLVMIESMATGTPVIAMNLGSVQEVITHGKTGFICQSYEEMAAMIPAALKLNRQTCREHVENKFSVTQMVNGYEAIYKQIIENRINLNAYIQAASIQL from the coding sequence ATGAAAATCGCTCAAGTTGCCCCCTTATGGGAACGAGTTCCACCTCCTAGTTATGGAGGGATTGAACTGGTAGTGAGTCGCTTAACCGATGAACTTGTTCGTCGTGGTCATGAGGTAACTTTGTTTGCCTCTGGCGATTCTCAAACTCTGGCTAATTTAAAAGCTGTTTATTTACGTGCATTACGCTTAGACCAAAATGTCCAAGACTATGCAGTGTACCAAACTTTAGAGTTGAGCCAAGTTTACCAGCAAGCTGCGGAATTCGATATTATTCATTCTCATGTAGGGATGACGGCATTACCTTTAGCGAGTTTGGTATCAACTCCCACGTTGCATACTCTGCACGACAGTTTTACAAAAGATAACCGTAAAATATTTAGCTACCACCAAAACCAATCATATGTCAGCATTAGTAACGCCCAGCGACAAATTAATTTAAATTATGTTGGCACCGTTTATAACGGGATTGAGCCATTAGACTATCCGTTTGTAGCTCAACCACAACAGCCACCATATTTAGTATTTTTAGGACGCTTTTCTCCAGCCAAGGGCCCCCAACATGCGATCGCCATTGCTAAGCAGAGTGGTTGGCGCTTGAAAATGGCAGACAAAGTAGATGTAGTAGACTCGAAGTTTTTTTCTCAAGAGATTGCCCCCGACATCGATGGTCAGCAAATTGAATATTTAGGCGAAATTAATCACGCCGAAAAAGCTGAACTTCTGGGCAATGCTGCAATCACTCTGTTTCCTATTAGCTGGCAAGAACCTTTTGGCTTGGTGATGATTGAATCAATGGCAACTGGTACGCCAGTCATTGCGATGAATTTGGGTTCCGTACAGGAAGTGATTACTCACGGCAAAACAGGTTTTATCTGCCAAAGCTATGAAGAAATGGCAGCAATGATTCCTGCGGCCTTGAAACTCAATCGTCAAACCTGTCGAGAACATGTAGAAAACAAATTTAGCGTTACCCAAATGGTTAATGGCTATGAGGCAATCTACAAACAAATTATCGAAAACCGCATTAATCTAAATGCTTACATACAGGCCGCTAGTATCCAACTTTAA
- a CDS encoding peptidase domain-containing ABC transporter: MPSAFSRQQLTHQLTQTLGEQLSDSEIDMCLLGVEIVEPSVAKQFWQAVAAPPGIYIILGGKVRLLDSFNNLITTLSTGASFGELTLFPEEEFSPYVARASVNLKLCYLSQAVLQKVMHKYPSIRDRLKRSAEIWDLLLLRCQSTLLPHNGSVEEVLKALSLFERHTLETGSFPTKLFKKNKLWLLRRGEVLDADGHTLTPGNIYASPKVGNWRVNQPTIVYTLKNDDWQIALEYWPQLADLLKLQEMGSGESGVGSREDSSQFPVPNPQYPIPSTQSPIPNPQVKQKQRRAYFPSPKVKAGHWWGRLTKRYPFFEQQSASDCGAACLVMISRYWGKRLSVNQLREQANVNRSGASLRGLTVAAETIGFATRPVKASLDKLAQQPLPAIAHWEGKHYIVVYEINKKQVIVGDPAIGQRTLSVAEFKAGWTGYALLLQPTPLLQDTEETSTSLWQFFDLLKPHSQVLLEVFVASLLIQVFGLITPLFTQLLLDRVIVQGSTLTLNAVGLGLIIFGLFRVGINGLRQYLLDHTANRISLALLVGFIKHTFRLPLAFFESRYVGDIISRVQENQKIQRFLTGEALSITLDLLTVFIYVGLMFWYSWQMALLSLLIVPPFLLLALIATPFLRRISREVFNAAANENSYLIQSLSGIRSIRSMAIEQTVRWHWEELLNNVIKKTFKGQIISNQLQIFSSTIESLVSTGLLWYGAWLVIQNQLTIGQLVAFNMLLGNIIRPFQRLVVLWNQLQEVIISTERINDVLEAEPEEDLQHHPRQILPKLQGHIRFENVTFRYHPDSDVNVLENLSFEILPEQTVAVVGRSGSGKTTLSKLILGLYPPTDGKVLIDAQDVTSISLRSLRSQIGVVDQDTFLFGGTIRENISIAHPEATLEEIIEAARLAGANDFIQQLPRGYESEIGEGGGMLSGGQRQRLAIARALLGNPRLILLDEATSHLDAESERIIQNHLKTILKGRTSLIIAHRLSTVRHADLILVLDRGLLVESGTHDELIDRRGHYFYLNQQQLAPTG; encoded by the coding sequence ATGCCATCAGCGTTTTCTCGGCAACAGTTAACTCACCAACTTACCCAAACCTTGGGTGAGCAGTTGTCAGATAGTGAAATTGATATGTGCTTGTTAGGGGTGGAAATTGTCGAACCATCTGTAGCAAAGCAGTTTTGGCAAGCAGTCGCAGCACCCCCCGGAATTTATATCATTCTTGGAGGTAAAGTGAGACTCCTAGATAGCTTTAATAACTTAATTACTACCCTCTCAACTGGGGCATCATTTGGTGAATTAACTTTATTTCCTGAAGAGGAATTTAGCCCTTACGTTGCTAGAGCTTCTGTGAACTTAAAACTTTGCTATCTTTCACAAGCAGTATTGCAGAAGGTGATGCACAAATATCCCAGTATTCGCGATCGCCTCAAAAGAAGTGCCGAAATTTGGGATTTATTATTGTTACGATGTCAAAGCACTTTACTTCCTCACAATGGCTCTGTGGAAGAGGTTCTCAAAGCATTATCTTTATTTGAGCGACACACCTTAGAAACTGGCTCATTTCCAACCAAGCTATTCAAAAAAAACAAGCTTTGGCTGTTGCGTCGAGGAGAAGTATTAGATGCTGATGGGCATACATTGACACCAGGAAATATTTATGCATCTCCAAAGGTAGGAAATTGGCGAGTCAATCAACCAACTATTGTTTACACTCTCAAAAATGATGATTGGCAAATAGCACTAGAATACTGGCCGCAATTGGCAGATTTACTTAAATTACAAGAGATGGGGAGTGGAGAGTCGGGAGTCGGGAGTCGAGAAGACTCTTCCCAATTCCCAGTACCCAATCCCCAGTACCCAATTCCCAGTACCCAATCCCCAATCCCCAATCCCCAAGTAAAACAAAAGCAACGACGAGCTTACTTTCCTAGCCCGAAAGTGAAAGCAGGGCATTGGTGGGGACGCTTGACCAAACGGTATCCGTTTTTTGAACAACAAAGCGCCTCAGACTGTGGAGCAGCTTGCTTAGTGATGATAAGTCGCTATTGGGGTAAGCGTTTGAGTGTAAATCAACTGCGGGAGCAAGCCAACGTCAACCGCAGTGGCGCATCACTGCGGGGTTTAACAGTAGCAGCAGAAACTATTGGTTTCGCTACCCGTCCTGTAAAAGCTAGCCTGGATAAATTAGCACAACAACCCCTACCAGCGATCGCGCATTGGGAAGGCAAGCACTACATTGTCGTCTATGAGATTAACAAAAAGCAGGTGATAGTAGGCGACCCAGCCATTGGTCAACGCACTCTCTCGGTGGCGGAATTTAAAGCTGGTTGGACTGGTTATGCATTGTTATTGCAACCTACACCCCTACTTCAAGACACCGAAGAAACCAGCACATCATTGTGGCAGTTTTTTGATCTACTCAAACCCCACTCGCAAGTGCTGTTAGAAGTGTTCGTTGCTTCGTTGTTGATTCAGGTATTTGGACTGATTACGCCTTTATTCACTCAGTTATTGTTAGACCGAGTAATAGTGCAGGGTAGCACTCTCACCTTAAATGCCGTGGGTTTGGGGCTGATCATTTTTGGATTGTTCCGCGTTGGCATTAATGGACTACGACAATATCTGCTCGATCACACAGCCAACCGCATCAGCTTAGCTTTGTTGGTAGGTTTTATCAAACATACCTTTCGCTTGCCTTTAGCATTTTTTGAGTCGCGTTATGTGGGCGATATTATTTCTCGCGTCCAAGAAAATCAGAAAATTCAGCGCTTTCTCACCGGTGAAGCACTATCTATCACTTTGGATTTGCTGACAGTGTTTATCTATGTCGGCTTGATGTTTTGGTACAGCTGGCAAATGGCATTGCTGAGTTTGTTGATTGTACCGCCCTTTTTGCTACTGGCGCTAATTGCTACACCTTTTTTGCGTCGGATTAGCCGCGAAGTTTTTAATGCCGCAGCCAACGAAAATAGTTATCTAATTCAATCCCTCAGCGGGATTCGTTCGATTCGTTCAATGGCAATTGAGCAGACAGTGCGCTGGCATTGGGAAGAACTGCTGAATAATGTGATTAAAAAAACCTTTAAGGGGCAAATAATTAGTAATCAATTACAAATTTTCAGTTCAACAATTGAATCTTTGGTAAGCACGGGGTTACTCTGGTATGGCGCATGGTTGGTGATTCAAAACCAACTCACCATTGGACAATTAGTCGCTTTCAATATGTTGTTGGGCAACATTATTCGTCCTTTCCAGCGGCTCGTGGTGTTGTGGAATCAATTGCAAGAGGTAATCATTTCTACTGAGCGAATTAATGATGTTTTAGAAGCGGAACCAGAAGAAGATTTACAACATCACCCCCGCCAAATTTTACCGAAATTGCAAGGTCATATTCGCTTTGAAAACGTTACTTTCCGCTACCATCCAGATAGTGATGTTAACGTTCTAGAAAATCTGAGTTTTGAAATTCTGCCAGAGCAAACTGTAGCTGTTGTCGGACGTAGCGGTTCTGGCAAAACTACACTCTCTAAGTTGATTTTGGGTTTATATCCGCCGACAGATGGCAAAGTATTAATTGATGCTCAAGATGTAACTAGTATTTCCTTGCGATCGCTTCGTTCTCAAATTGGTGTTGTCGATCAAGATACCTTTTTGTTTGGCGGCACAATTCGTGAAAATATCAGCATTGCTCACCCAGAGGCCACCCTAGAAGAAATTATTGAAGCGGCGCGTCTAGCAGGAGCAAACGACTTTATTCAGCAACTACCAAGGGGTTATGAAAGCGAAATTGGTGAAGGCGGCGGTATGCTATCTGGAGGACAACGCCAACGGCTAGCGATCGCTCGTGCTTTGCTAGGAAATCCCCGCTTAATACTTTTAGACGAAGCAACCAGCCACCTCGATGCTGAATCTGAGCGGATTATTCAAAATCACCTGAAAACAATTCTCAAAGGGCGGACAAGTTTAATCATCGCTCATCGCCTGTCCACCGTGCGTCATGCTGACCTCATTCTAGTTTTAGATCGTGGTTTATTAGTCGAAAGCGGCACCCACGATGAATTAATTGACAGAAGAGGTCATTATTTTTATCTCAACCAACAACAACTAGCACCTACAGGTTGA
- a CDS encoding HlyD family efflux transporter periplasmic adaptor subunit, with protein MKSPLVANAIQARQTKQRFARPEDQLSYELGKAVQELPPLYTRLLAGTISLVVFGTIAWANFSQIDEVAIAPGELIASTQVRPVTSLGGGSILAVKVKEGDRVTKDQVLIERDPDLKQTDVSRLAKSSKLIQDDLQRLDAERTGVKTAGTKLQDELLSSRLRDYQARQAAAQAEANRLLAAIDQAKVRLKRLQENQANAKTSFVNAKANLANAENILGKVENGLAIAQSREESLRTLVTPGAVPRVDYLDAQERLNRANTEITKAKDEIINAQNRVTEAQDKVESLQKDIAAQVQEIRQAEQAYQAAFNQAQRLASERQSEILTQINKRKEELTNVSGQLEQARKQEKEETIKAPVAGSIYKIKATKGPVQAGEELLSILPEGEEMLLEVKVINRDIGFIRQGMKAKVKMATFPFQEFGTVDGEVVQVSPNAIVDKELGLVFPTRIKLNKHSINVRGQEVTFTPGMAANGEIITRKKSVLTFIIEPVTRRFSEAFSVR; from the coding sequence ATGAAATCTCCCTTAGTTGCAAATGCCATTCAAGCACGTCAGACAAAACAGCGATTTGCAAGACCAGAAGATCAACTGTCTTATGAATTGGGTAAGGCTGTACAAGAATTGCCACCACTGTACACCAGATTGTTAGCGGGAACCATTAGCTTAGTGGTATTTGGCACGATCGCTTGGGCGAACTTTTCGCAAATTGATGAAGTAGCGATCGCACCAGGGGAATTAATTGCTTCTACACAGGTGCGACCAGTAACATCGCTTGGTGGTGGCTCAATTTTAGCGGTGAAGGTAAAAGAAGGCGATCGCGTCACTAAAGACCAAGTACTCATTGAACGCGACCCAGACTTAAAACAAACAGATGTTAGCCGCCTTGCGAAATCCAGCAAGTTGATTCAAGACGATTTGCAGCGTTTAGACGCTGAACGCACCGGCGTTAAAACTGCTGGCACAAAACTGCAAGATGAACTGTTAAGCTCAAGGTTGAGAGATTACCAAGCGCGTCAAGCAGCGGCGCAAGCCGAAGCAAATCGCCTACTAGCAGCCATCGATCAGGCGAAAGTACGCCTCAAGCGATTGCAGGAAAACCAAGCCAATGCTAAAACCAGCTTTGTCAACGCCAAAGCTAACTTGGCGAATGCAGAAAATATCTTAGGTAAAGTTGAAAATGGGCTAGCGATCGCACAAAGCAGAGAAGAAAGTTTACGCACTCTAGTTACTCCTGGCGCTGTACCCAGAGTTGATTACCTAGATGCCCAAGAAAGATTAAATCGTGCCAACACAGAAATTACCAAAGCCAAGGATGAGATAATCAACGCCCAAAATCGAGTCACAGAAGCTCAAGATAAAGTAGAATCTTTGCAAAAAGATATTGCTGCCCAAGTTCAAGAAATTCGCCAAGCCGAACAAGCCTATCAAGCAGCTTTCAATCAAGCACAGCGTTTAGCATCCGAGCGCCAAAGTGAAATTTTAACCCAAATCAACAAGCGCAAAGAAGAACTAACCAACGTTTCCGGTCAACTCGAACAAGCTAGAAAGCAGGAAAAAGAAGAAACTATTAAAGCTCCAGTTGCAGGCAGTATTTACAAAATTAAAGCAACTAAGGGCCCAGTACAGGCAGGTGAAGAATTGCTCTCAATTTTGCCAGAAGGCGAAGAAATGTTGCTAGAGGTGAAAGTCATCAACCGGGATATTGGCTTTATTCGTCAGGGTATGAAAGCAAAGGTGAAAATGGCAACATTCCCCTTCCAAGAATTTGGCACAGTTGATGGTGAAGTCGTTCAAGTTAGTCCCAATGCAATTGTAGATAAAGAACTAGGTTTAGTTTTTCCTACCAGAATTAAGTTGAATAAACACTCAATAAATGTGCGGGGTCAAGAGGTTACATTTACTCCAGGCATGGCTGCTAATGGTGAAATTATCACTCGTAAGAAGTCAGTTTTGACATTCATAATCGAGCCTGTTACTCGTCGATTTAGCGAAGCTTTTTCTGTGAGATAA
- a CDS encoding HlyD family efflux transporter periplasmic adaptor subunit — protein MPNPYPNSSSILARPRQNALPQVDDSDAVVDYRTQPATEANDWFYGTEELLDALPKVWTRSMLYLLAGFAVVILPWAMFSKVDETGSARGRLEPKGATQTLGIPVAGSVKSVSVQVGQTVKAGQVLLQLDTDVLQTDLQQTQTKLEGLINRRSQLDLLKNQLLLAINIQEQQNQAQALEKMAQVNQAQQNLDAKQSAYNLQKLEKLALVEQARQNINSTAIAEKLASSRLRRDVAETARYRQLLNLGAIPQTKVVELEKTAEESLISQEQAKSQVTQAQLRLQEEMGRYQTTMSQAVEDIQQAKLRLQEQQSSYQGVVQAGKLAVLKNQEQLKDMQTQITSLQSEIAQTQSQILSFKLQLEQRVVRSPIDGTIFELPIQKPGPAVEAGQVIAQIAPNNAPLILKAQMPSEQSGFLKVGMPVKIKFDAYPFQDYGVLQGHVNWISPNSKVQTNSENKIETYELDIILNQPYIQAGNKNITLTPGQTATAEVIVRQRRVIDFILDPFKKLQKGGLEL, from the coding sequence ATGCCAAATCCATATCCAAATTCATCATCTATACTCGCCAGACCAAGGCAGAATGCACTTCCCCAGGTTGATGACTCTGATGCTGTTGTTGATTATCGGACACAGCCAGCAACTGAGGCCAACGATTGGTTCTACGGCACTGAAGAACTATTAGATGCCTTACCAAAGGTCTGGACACGCTCAATGCTGTACTTGCTGGCAGGCTTTGCAGTGGTTATTTTACCTTGGGCGATGTTTTCCAAAGTTGATGAGACAGGAAGTGCCAGAGGGCGCTTAGAACCCAAAGGAGCAACGCAAACATTGGGCATTCCTGTTGCTGGTAGTGTCAAATCTGTCAGCGTTCAAGTAGGTCAGACTGTGAAAGCTGGGCAAGTCTTGCTGCAACTAGATACTGATGTCTTGCAAACGGATTTACAGCAGACACAGACAAAGTTAGAAGGGTTAATCAATCGGCGATCGCAATTAGATCTGCTGAAAAATCAACTTCTGCTGGCAATTAATATCCAAGAGCAACAAAACCAAGCTCAAGCATTGGAAAAAATGGCTCAAGTTAATCAGGCACAGCAAAATCTAGATGCCAAACAGAGTGCGTATAACTTACAAAAATTGGAAAAACTAGCTTTAGTTGAGCAGGCTAGGCAGAATATCAATTCTACTGCGATCGCCGAGAAGTTAGCTAGCAGTCGTCTGCGTCGAGATGTCGCAGAAACAGCCCGCTATCGCCAACTTTTAAACCTGGGTGCAATTCCCCAAACCAAAGTTGTAGAATTAGAAAAAACAGCAGAAGAAAGTCTCATTTCCCAAGAACAAGCCAAATCACAGGTAACTCAAGCCCAACTACGTTTACAAGAAGAAATGGGTCGCTATCAGACGACAATGAGTCAGGCTGTAGAAGATATTCAGCAAGCAAAACTTCGCCTACAAGAACAGCAAAGCAGCTATCAAGGCGTGGTGCAAGCTGGTAAACTGGCGGTGCTGAAAAATCAAGAACAACTCAAAGACATGCAAACGCAAATCACCAGTTTGCAATCAGAAATAGCTCAGACTCAAAGCCAAATCCTTTCCTTCAAGTTGCAGTTAGAGCAACGAGTGGTGCGATCGCCTATCGATGGTACAATTTTTGAGTTACCCATTCAAAAACCAGGCCCCGCAGTCGAAGCCGGACAGGTGATTGCCCAAATTGCGCCCAACAATGCCCCTCTGATTCTCAAAGCTCAAATGCCAAGCGAACAAAGTGGTTTTTTGAAAGTAGGAATGCCAGTGAAGATCAAGTTTGATGCTTATCCCTTCCAAGATTATGGAGTACTGCAAGGGCATGTCAATTGGATTTCACCCAACTCGAAAGTTCAGACGAACAGCGAAAACAAAATAGAAACCTATGAGTTGGATATCATCCTCAATCAGCCTTATATCCAAGCTGGCAACAAAAATATCACTTTAACGCCTGGTCAGACAGCAACCGCAGAGGTAATTGTCCGTCAGCGTCGAGTGATTGACTTTATCTTAGATCCGTTTAAGAAATTACAAAAAGGTGGTTTGGAGCTTTAG
- a CDS encoding SDR family oxidoreductase produces MFLVTGATGGIGRRVVRLLRQQDKSVRVFVRLNSRYSELEHRGANIFVGDLRQDKDIQKACQGVEYIISAHGSDSDALSLDYRANIELIDQAKANKVQHFVFISVLGADRGYEDAPVFKAKRAVERYLEASGLNYTILRPAGLASNLLPLAERFRETGLYLLIGDPKNRTSIVSTDDLARMVVDSITFESARNQILAVGGPEILLREDIPRIFSRVFSKEAIVINSPLFVVDGLRTTFGLFNPQAQKALGTYRTLLSNEFFCTKEETANLERIFNLQLESLESFLRRYLAV; encoded by the coding sequence ATGTTTCTGGTAACTGGAGCAACTGGAGGAATTGGTCGCCGAGTTGTGCGACTTTTACGCCAACAGGATAAATCGGTGCGGGTCTTTGTCCGCCTCAACTCGCGCTATAGCGAGTTAGAACACCGAGGAGCAAACATTTTCGTCGGTGATTTGCGGCAGGACAAAGATATCCAGAAAGCTTGTCAGGGCGTTGAGTATATTATCAGCGCCCACGGTTCTGATAGCGATGCTTTATCTTTAGACTACCGCGCCAACATCGAACTTATTGACCAAGCAAAAGCCAACAAAGTACAACACTTTGTGTTCATTTCCGTGCTTGGTGCCGACCGGGGGTATGAGGATGCTCCCGTATTCAAGGCTAAACGAGCAGTAGAGCGATATTTAGAAGCTAGTGGCTTGAACTACACTATTTTACGCCCAGCTGGATTAGCATCAAACTTGCTGCCCTTGGCAGAACGATTTCGTGAAACAGGCTTGTATCTGCTGATTGGTGATCCCAAAAACCGTACCTCAATTGTAAGTACAGATGATTTGGCAAGGATGGTGGTAGATTCAATCACATTTGAAAGCGCTCGTAACCAAATATTAGCAGTGGGCGGCCCGGAGATTTTATTGCGTGAAGATATTCCCCGGATTTTTAGTCGCGTCTTCAGCAAAGAGGCAATAGTAATTAACTCACCATTATTTGTTGTTGATGGGTTACGCACTACCTTTGGTTTATTTAATCCCCAAGCCCAAAAAGCTTTGGGAACCTATCGCACATTGTTGTCAAATGAGTTTTTCTGTACAAAAGAGGAAACAGCTAACTTAGAGAGGATTTTCAATTTGCAATTGGAAAGTTTAGAAAGTTTTCTGCGGCGCTATCTAGCAGTTTGA
- a CDS encoding type II toxin-antitoxin system YoeB family toxin — MVIGAFKRIVRKNPRLEERIFEALEVLEVDPFSPPLKAHKLKGELEGLWACWVEYDCRIIYKFEPNPDVNEEMIIESQQLKHLTSIS, encoded by the coding sequence TTGGTAATTGGGGCTTTTAAGCGAATCGTTCGTAAGAACCCTAGACTTGAGGAAAGGATTTTTGAGGCTTTGGAAGTCCTTGAGGTTGACCCATTTTCGCCACCATTGAAGGCACACAAGCTAAAAGGTGAGTTAGAAGGTTTGTGGGCGTGTTGGGTCGAGTACGATTGCCGTATCATCTACAAATTTGAGCCAAACCCTGATGTCAATGAAGAGATGATTATTGAGTCACAGCAACTCAAGCATCTAACCTCTATCAGCTGA